TCAGACAGGCGAATGCGCACGCGATATCTATAGACGGTTATCAACGCTTGTTTTTCGATATCACTCTTATGTGTTGTCACCAACTTCAATAAAACTTTTCCTTGACTTTTTGCAGGGATGTCTACCAATCGGATAGCAGAAATTTCATCATCAGTCAGTAACAAGCTCGGGCTCTATTCTTTCATGTGCGACAAGTCGCTGGGCGTAAAGCAGGCAGGCAAGAATATCTTCTTTCTCCAGAAAAGGATAGCCTTCTAAAAGTTCCTCCATGTCTGAACCTCCTGCCATCATCCCGAGGATGTGCTCCACAGCTATCCGCATACCGCGGATAATTGGTTTACCCCCAAAGATTGAAGGATTGAAAGTAATCCTTTTCAAGAGTTCATCTTCTTTCATTGCAATTCAAACCTCCATCCTTATGTTAGTTGGATTATACCATAATGTTTGAGATAAAAGCGTTAATAGCAGGAGTTTTAAGACCCATAAGGAGAGATTGCTTCGGCAAAGCCTCGCAATGACAAAAACGGAATTTGCAGGAAAGACTTAACAATATCCCTCATTGTATTTCGTGCCCTATTTGGTTTGAGTTTTTATTTTTTCTGATACCTCCGATAGAACAAAACCGATTAGCCCTAAATAAACTAAACTGCCACCTAAAATGAGCTCCATCTTATCGCCTGAGTCAAAATGATGCCCAGGAAGGTTAGGTTCTATTAATCCATCATAAACACCAAAATATAATCCCGTTGCTATAATTACAAAACCCATCACTTTCAATGCATCGCTCATTTAGAATATCCTCCTTATTTTATTTCGATGCTTGCAGTATCGATAATACTGCGTCAATTTTATAACAAGCAGACGTTTATTTAAAAATCTGCATCTCCACAGGGTCTGGTGTA
This region of Nitrospirota bacterium genomic DNA includes:
- a CDS encoding DUF433 domain-containing protein; the encoded protein is MKEDELLKRITFNPSIFGGKPIIRGMRIAVEHILGMMAGGSDMEELLEGYPFLEKEDILACLLYAQRLVAHERIEPELVTD